One window of the Oncorhynchus keta strain PuntledgeMale-10-30-2019 chromosome 31, Oket_V2, whole genome shotgun sequence genome contains the following:
- the LOC118364292 gene encoding gap junction alpha-9 protein-like, with translation MGDWNFLGGILEEVHIHSTMVGKIWLTILFIFRMLVLGVAAEDVWNDEQADFICNTEQPGCRNVCYDLAFPISLIRFWVLQVIFVSSPSLVYMGHALYRLRALEKERQKKKVLLRRELELVDVDMVAARKTIEREVRQLEQGKLNKAPLSGSLLRTYVAHIITRSAVEVGFITGQYILYGFQLSPLFKCEREPCPNAVDCFVSRPTEKSVFMVFMQCIAVVSLFLNILEIMHLGYKKVKKGILDYYPHLQDELDDFYSSKTKKDSVVHQTGIASSGCNPTMASAPSGYNLLLERAQEGHTYPPLINPSAFLPVQGELAGKRSVEELKDAAHSPTEHNSNSNNTSSDSRSPPCDSVTPPKQEEPEESAHLPPHSEEEKRGSPDSPRRPRDASHASSCPTLLVGAGRKTWRVNAPSNCSTVVEGKSSDTDSYGGAKASGGYQARTASKSEPKMRPSTPDSLGDSSSGSQHSPRTPSSNRRPSSTSNASSRRAPTDLQV, from the coding sequence ATGGGGGATTGGAATTTCCTAGGGGGGATATTGGAGGAGGTCCATATCCACTCCACTATGGTGGGAAAAATCTGGCTCACCATCCTATTCATCTTCCGCATGCTGGTGTTGGGTGTGGCGGCCGAGGACGTGTGGAACGATGAGCAGGCCGACTTCATCTGCAACACGGAGCAGCCCGGGTGCCGGAACGTCTGCTACGACCTGGCTTTCCCCATCTCCCTCATCCGCTTCTGGGTCCTTCAGGTCATCTTTGTCTCATCGCCCTCACTGGTGTACATGGGCCATGCTCTCTACCGCCTCCGAGCCCTGGAGAAGGAGCGGCAGAAAAAGAAGGTCCTGCTACGTCGCGAGCTGGAGCTGGTAGACGTGGACATGGTGGCTGCTCGGAAAACGATTGAGCGAGAGGTGAGGCAGCTGGAGCAAGGCAAGCTCAACAAGGCTCCGCTGTCAGGGTCCCTGCTGCGCACCTACGTGGCCCACATCATTACCCGCTCTGCCGTGGAGGTAGGCTTTATAACGGGCCAGTACATCCTCTATGGCTTCCAGCTCTCCCCTCTATTCAAGTGCGAGCGTGAGCCTTGCCCCAACGCGGTGGACTGCTTTGTTTCCCGGCCCACAGAGAAGAGTGTCTTCATGGTCTTTATGCAATGCATCGCTGTAGTCTCCCTCTTCCTAAACATCTTGGAGATCATGCACCTGGGCTACAAGAAGGTCAAGAAGGGCATCCTGGATTACTATCCACACCTGCAAGACGAGCTTGACGACTTCTACTCAAGCAAAACCAAGAAAGACTCTGTGGTGCATCAGACAGGCATTGCTTCCTCCGGCTGTAATCCCACCATGGCCTCCGCGCCCAGTGGCTACAACCTCCTACTGGAGCGGGCCCAGGAGGGTCACACCTACCCCCCCCTTATCAAcccctctgccttcctccctGTTCAGGGTGAACTGGCTGGTAAACGGAGCGTGGAAGAACTCAAAGATGCTGCACATAGCCCGACGGAGCACAACTCCAACTCCAATAACACCAGCAGTGACAGCCGCTCACCGCCCTGCGACTCAGTGACCCCGCCAAAGCAGGAGGAGCCAGAGGAGTCTGCACACCTTCCCCCTCACAgcgaggaagagaagagggggagcccAGACTCTCCCAGGCGCCCAAGGGATGCATCTCATGCCTCCTCCTGCCCGACATTGCTAGTAGGCGCCGGAAGGAAAACATGGAGGGTCAACGCTCCCTCAAATTGTTCCACAGTGGTGGAGGGCAAAAGCTCAGACACAGATTCTTATGGGGGTGCTAAGGCCAGTGGTGGGTACCAAGCCCGGACTGCGTCGAAATCGGAACCCAAAATGCGTCCCTCCACCCCAGACTCACTGGGGGACTCAAGTTCAGGGTCACAGCACAGTCCGAGAACACCCTCTTCCAATCGCCGACCATCATCCACAAGCAACGCAAGTAGTAGGCGAGCCCCAACAGACTTACAAGTCTGA
- the LOC118364293 gene encoding rhomboid-related protein 2-like has product MDRDIEEQDPLAVDPVDRDGRRMGDAGGDDGRNRKVGCCERFHRSISKWMLPEELHEQYRERANCCPPPIFIILISIGELAVFIYYAVWKPQKQWVTLGEGIWNSPLTYKSDRREEAWRFVSYMFVHAGVEHILGNLVMQLLLGIPLELVHKGFEVGMVYMAGVLAGSLASSIFDPHSALVGASGGVYALIGGYFMNAVVNFREMIPLLGVFRIGVIVIIVGTDVGFALYRRFLTHDVGLKVSFVAHIGGGVAGMTIGYVFFSAYNQKLLKDPRFWLCIVGYVVFLLFAVLFNFFLSPA; this is encoded by the exons ATGGACAGAGACATTGAAGAGCAGGACCCCCTCGCCGTAGACCCTGTAGACAGAGATGGGAGACGGATGGGGGATGCGGGAGGTGATGATGGCAGGAATAGGAAGGTTGGATGCTGCGAGAGGTTCCATCGCTCCATCTCCAAGTGGATGCTTCCGGAAGAACTCCACGAACAGTACCGGGAGCGAGCCAACTGCTGCCCCCCTCCCATCTTCATCATCCTCATCAGCATCGGAGAG CTAGCAGTGTTTATCTACTATGCGGTGTGGAAGCCCCAGAAGCAGTGGGTCACCCTGGGCGAGGGCATCTGGAACAGCCCTCTCACTTACAAGTCTGACCGGCGGGAGGAGGCGTGGCGCTTCGTCTCCTACATGTTTGTCCACGCTGG CGTGGAGCACATCCTGGGCAACCTGGTGATGCAGCTACTGCTGGGCATCCCACTGGAGCTGGTCCACAAAGGCTTTGAAGTGGGCATGGTCTACATGGCAGGCGTCCTAGCAG GCTCCCTGGCCAGCTCTATATTTGATCCCCACAGTGCTCTGGTAGGGGCCTCTGGGGGGGTATATGCCCTCATAGGTGGATACTTCATGAACGCTGTTGTG AACTTCAGAGAGATGATTCCTCTCCTTGGAGTGTTTCGTATTGGAGTGATTGTGATTATCG tCGGGACAGATGTCGGATTCGCCCTTTACAGAAGATTTCTTACTCACGACGTTGGCTTGAAG GTTTCGTTTGTGGCGCACATTGGAGGAGGAGTGGCTGGGATGACCATTGGTTACGTGTTCTTCAGCGCCTACAACCAGAAGCTCCTGAAGGACCCGCGCTTCTGGCTTTGCATAGTCGGCTACGTAGTCTTCCTCTTGTTCGCTGTGCTCTTCAACTTCTTCCTTTCCCCTGCATAA